Proteins from a genomic interval of Acipenser ruthenus chromosome 46, fAciRut3.2 maternal haplotype, whole genome shotgun sequence:
- the LOC117966441 gene encoding fumarylacetoacetate hydrolase domain-containing protein 2-like, which yields MSLPIRSLQGASRLSDWLLRSGGRRCLSRGMRLVQFRRGGGSPEVRVGVQQREGGELVDLNSFDPSLPHSMRGFLERGESGLDTAQRALSSGQHLVPLSEASLLSPITGPDKVICVGMNYVDHCLEQGVAIPSEPIIFSKFPSAIAGPCDDIIHPAQTKELDWEVELAFVIGKTGKHIKEEEALGHVAGFTVAHDVSARDWQMKRNGKQWLLGKTFDTFCPLGPAIVTTGALSDPHNLGIRCRVNGRVVQDSSTNQMVFKTEALVSWVSQFVTLYPGDVFLTGTPPGVGVFRKPPVFLKKGDVVECEIDEIGLIRNTVV from the exons ATGAGCCTGCCTATCAGATCCCTGCAAGGTGCAAGCAGACTCTCTGATTGGTTGCTGCGGAGCGGCGGGAGGCGGTGCTTGTCCAGAGGGATGCGATTGGTGCAGTTCCGGCGGGGAGGCGGGTCCCCAGAGGTGCGGGTTGGAGTGCAGCAGCGGGAGGGGGGGGAGCTGGTGGATCTGAACTCCTTCGACCCCTCCCTGCCTCACAGCATGAGGGGCTTcctggagagaggggagagtggcCTGGACACAGCACAGAG AGCCCTGTCCAGCGGGCAGCACCTCGTCCCTCTCTCGGAGGCCTCCCTGCTGTCTCCCATCACTGGCCCGGACAAGGTGATCTGTGTGGGGATGAACTACGTGGATCACTGTCTGGAGCAGGGCGTGGCCATCCCCTCCGAGCCCATCATCTTCAGCAAGTTCCCCAGCGCCATCGCCGGCCCCTGCGATGACATCATACACCCCGCCCAGACCAAG GAGCTGGACTGGGAGGTGGAGCTGGCTTTTGTCATTGGGAAAACAGGAAAGCACATCAAG GAGGAGGAGGCTCTGGGCCACGTCGCTGGTTTCACCGTGGCGCACGACGTGAGCGCACGGGATTGGCAGATGAAGCGTAACGGGAAGCAGTGGCTGCTGGGAAAGACGTTCGACACATTCTGCCCCCTAGGGCCGGCGATCGTCACTACAGGAGCCCTGTCCG acCCGCACAACCTGGGGATCCGTTGCCGTGTCAACGGGCGTGTGGTTCAGGACAGCAGTACTAATCAGATGGTCTTCAAAACAGAGGCGCTGGTTTCCTGGGTCTCGCA GTTTGTCACGCTGTACCCCGGAGACGTCTTCCTCACGGGGACCCCGCCTGGCGTCGGGGTTTTCAGGAAGCCACCGGTTTTCCTCAAG AAAGGGGATGTCGTGGAGTGTGAGATCGATGAGATTGGACTCATCCGCAACACAGTGGTGTGA